One genomic window of Salvia miltiorrhiza cultivar Shanhuang (shh) chromosome 4, IMPLAD_Smil_shh, whole genome shotgun sequence includes the following:
- the LOC131021694 gene encoding TSL-kinase interacting protein 1 isoform X2, producing the protein MKSYRQQKRKRGDINRNQDECMGINLKKPANETGRGPLSSLENIMMPHLDPPIQLQIPSRKIKLQLFPINGQTRLGLEKDGHNPFLELTLSARKRISSVVRHLDAKWSSSTAVTGQLMLFPYNTKLEQLASCRRWTLNDSAFTVWDVYVDVGSPSIFRLRYGWLCNHQPEIFGGLCNSSLLEAHTGFEDKGSPRNLVIPNHQEEQTNESCEVIKIQGNADETLRSDVNQLKASDAPTGLVDDKVTIEADLVHPGVPWDDNMTILSIGGLLSEISLQGKINESFPSSVSRSQVQPIALTSDMSIRDLLSEDSFLGKMRCSSMKLENESSLQPLFLGSSDVSIGGLFSEASLLAKLKKSDTQSAEVGHAPFQSPWDDNFTTLSIGGLLSEASLQAKTGGKVESKESKTSLEPLAPSRSLEIAAQLYAPSQRPKLSMHEPNLSILDAEETCHAFPIQRLQSNRDVTTSNARVGSGGCSNVASSKQSQIARAAKTINGTVFPKDSSREGLETDLLACPVKAFDEDSRLWPFGHRSAGAG; encoded by the exons ATGAAGTCATATAGACAacaaaagagaaagagaggtgATATCAATAGAAACCAGGATGAATGCATGGGTATTAATCTAAAGAAACCTGCAAATGAGACTGGTCGGGGGCCTCTGAGCTCTCTAG AAAATATAATGATGCCACATTTGGATCCTCCAATTCAACTGCAGATTCCATCTAGAAAAATTAAGCTGCAGCTTTTCCCAATAAATGGACAAACTCGCCTAGGATTAGAGAAG GATGGTCACAATCCATTTTTAGAGCTAACACTAAGTGCTCGGAAGAGGATATCATCAGTGGTTAGGCATCTGGATGCTAAGTGGAGCTCTTCAACTGCAGTGACAGGTCAACTCATGCTTTTTCCCTATAACACAAAGTTGGAACAGTTGGCATCATGCAGAAGATGGACTTTGAATGATAGTGCCTTCACTGTATGGGATGTGTATGTTGATGTGGGCAGTCCTTCCATTTTCCGCCTAAG GTATGGTTGGTTGTGCAATCATCAGCCTGAGATATTTGGCGGACTTTGTAATTCTAGTCTTCTAGAGGCTCATACAGGTTTTGAGGACAAGGGCTCGCCCAGAAATTTGGTGATCCCAAATCACCAAGAGGAACAAACAAATGAATCTTGTGAAGTCATTAAAATACAAGGAAATGCTGATGAAACTTTGCGTTCAGATGTGAATCAGCTGAAAGCTTCAGATGCACCTACTGGTTTGGTG GATGATAAAGTGACGATTGAGGCTGACCTAGTTCACCCAGGTGTACCTTGGGATGACAATATGACCATCTTGAGCATTGGAGGCCTCCTATCTGAAATATCATTGCAGGGTAAAATTAATGAATCGTTTCCCAGCTCTGTAAGCAGATCTCAGGTGCAGCCAATTGCACTAACATCCGACATGAGCATTCGTGATCTGCTCTCTGAAGATTCGTTCTTGGGTAAGATGAGATGTTCAAGCATGAAACTGGAAAATGAATCATCCTTACAACCTCTATTTCTGGGATCCAGTGATGTAAGCATTGGAGGATTATTTTCTGAGGCATCATTACTTGCGAAATTGAAAAAGTCAGATACACAATCAGCCGAAGTGGGGCATGCACCATTCCAATCTCCATGGGATGATAATTTTACTACCTTAAGCATTGGAGGCTTGTTATCTGAGGCATCCTTGCAGGCCAAGACTGGTGGTAAGGTGGAATCAAAAGAGAGCAAAACAAGCTTGGAGCCTCTTGCACCTTCTCGATCCTTAGAAATTGCTGCCCAATTATATGCACCTTCCCAAAGGCCAAAACTAtcaatgcatgagccaaatttGTCCATTTTAGATGCTGAAGAGACATGCCATGCTTTTCCCATTCAGAGGCTTCAATCAAACAGAGATGTCACAACTTCAAATGCAAGAGTTGGTTCTGGTGGATGCAGCAATGTTGCAAGCTCAAAACAATCCCAGATAGCAAGGGCTGCTAAG ACAATCAATGGAACGGTTTTTCCCAAAGATTCTTCTCGTGAAGGATTGGAGACAGATCTTTTGGCTTGTCCTGTAAAAGCCTTTGATGAGGATAGCAGACTGTGGCCTTTCGGGCATCGATCAG CTGGAGCTGGTTGA
- the LOC131021694 gene encoding TSL-kinase interacting protein 1 isoform X3 yields MKSYRQQKRKRGDINRNQDECMGINLKKPANETGRGPLSSLENIMMPHLDPPIQLQIPSRKIKLQLFPINGQTRLGLEKDGHNPFLELTLSARKRISSVVRHLDAKWSSSTAVTGQLMLFPYNTKLEQLASCRRWTLNDSAFTVWDVYVDVGSPSIFRLRYGWLCNHQPEIFGGLCNSSLLEAHTGFEDKGSPRNLVIPNHQEEQTNESCEVIKIQGNADETLRSDVNQLKASDAPTGLVDDKVTIEADLVHPGVPWDDNMTILSIGGLLSEISLQGKINESFPSSVSRSQVQPIALTSDMSIRDLLSEDSFLGKMRCSSMKLENESSLQPLFLGSSDVSIGGLFSEASLLAKLKKSDTQSAEVGHAPFQSPWDDNFTTLSIGGLLSEASLQAKTGGKVESKESKTSLEPLAPSRSLEIAAQLYAPSQRPKLSMHEPNLSILDAEETCHAFPIQRLQSNRDVTTSNARVGSGGCSNVASSKQSQIARAAKTINGTVFPKDSSREGLETDLLACPVKAFDEDSRLWPFGHRSE; encoded by the exons ATGAAGTCATATAGACAacaaaagagaaagagaggtgATATCAATAGAAACCAGGATGAATGCATGGGTATTAATCTAAAGAAACCTGCAAATGAGACTGGTCGGGGGCCTCTGAGCTCTCTAG AAAATATAATGATGCCACATTTGGATCCTCCAATTCAACTGCAGATTCCATCTAGAAAAATTAAGCTGCAGCTTTTCCCAATAAATGGACAAACTCGCCTAGGATTAGAGAAG GATGGTCACAATCCATTTTTAGAGCTAACACTAAGTGCTCGGAAGAGGATATCATCAGTGGTTAGGCATCTGGATGCTAAGTGGAGCTCTTCAACTGCAGTGACAGGTCAACTCATGCTTTTTCCCTATAACACAAAGTTGGAACAGTTGGCATCATGCAGAAGATGGACTTTGAATGATAGTGCCTTCACTGTATGGGATGTGTATGTTGATGTGGGCAGTCCTTCCATTTTCCGCCTAAG GTATGGTTGGTTGTGCAATCATCAGCCTGAGATATTTGGCGGACTTTGTAATTCTAGTCTTCTAGAGGCTCATACAGGTTTTGAGGACAAGGGCTCGCCCAGAAATTTGGTGATCCCAAATCACCAAGAGGAACAAACAAATGAATCTTGTGAAGTCATTAAAATACAAGGAAATGCTGATGAAACTTTGCGTTCAGATGTGAATCAGCTGAAAGCTTCAGATGCACCTACTGGTTTGGTG GATGATAAAGTGACGATTGAGGCTGACCTAGTTCACCCAGGTGTACCTTGGGATGACAATATGACCATCTTGAGCATTGGAGGCCTCCTATCTGAAATATCATTGCAGGGTAAAATTAATGAATCGTTTCCCAGCTCTGTAAGCAGATCTCAGGTGCAGCCAATTGCACTAACATCCGACATGAGCATTCGTGATCTGCTCTCTGAAGATTCGTTCTTGGGTAAGATGAGATGTTCAAGCATGAAACTGGAAAATGAATCATCCTTACAACCTCTATTTCTGGGATCCAGTGATGTAAGCATTGGAGGATTATTTTCTGAGGCATCATTACTTGCGAAATTGAAAAAGTCAGATACACAATCAGCCGAAGTGGGGCATGCACCATTCCAATCTCCATGGGATGATAATTTTACTACCTTAAGCATTGGAGGCTTGTTATCTGAGGCATCCTTGCAGGCCAAGACTGGTGGTAAGGTGGAATCAAAAGAGAGCAAAACAAGCTTGGAGCCTCTTGCACCTTCTCGATCCTTAGAAATTGCTGCCCAATTATATGCACCTTCCCAAAGGCCAAAACTAtcaatgcatgagccaaatttGTCCATTTTAGATGCTGAAGAGACATGCCATGCTTTTCCCATTCAGAGGCTTCAATCAAACAGAGATGTCACAACTTCAAATGCAAGAGTTGGTTCTGGTGGATGCAGCAATGTTGCAAGCTCAAAACAATCCCAGATAGCAAGGGCTGCTAAG ACAATCAATGGAACGGTTTTTCCCAAAGATTCTTCTCGTGAAGGATTGGAGACAGATCTTTTGGCTTGTCCTGTAAAAGCCTTTGATGAGGATAGCAGACTGTGGCCTTTCGGGCATCGATCAG AATGA
- the LOC131021694 gene encoding TSL-kinase interacting protein 1 isoform X1: protein MKSYRQQKRKRGDINRNQDECMGINLKKPANETGRGPLSSLENIMMPHLDPPIQLQIPSRKIKLQLFPINGQTRLGLEKDGHNPFLELTLSARKRISSVVRHLDAKWSSSTAVTGQLMLFPYNTKLEQLASCRRWTLNDSAFTVWDVYVDVGSPSIFRLRYGWLCNHQPEIFGGLCNSSLLEAHTGFEDKGSPRNLVIPNHQEEQTNESCEVIKIQGNADETLRSDVNQLKASDAPTGLVDDKVTIEADLVHPGVPWDDNMTILSIGGLLSEISLQGKINESFPSSVSRSQVQPIALTSDMSIRDLLSEDSFLGKMRCSSMKLENESSLQPLFLGSSDVSIGGLFSEASLLAKLKKSDTQSAEVGHAPFQSPWDDNFTTLSIGGLLSEASLQAKTGGKVESKESKTSLEPLAPSRSLEIAAQLYAPSQRPKLSMHEPNLSILDAEETCHAFPIQRLQSNRDVTTSNARVGSGGCSNVASSKQSQIARAAKTINGTVFPKDSSREGLETDLLACPVKAFDEDSRLWPFGHRSAYKLTKYTLLCW, encoded by the exons ATGAAGTCATATAGACAacaaaagagaaagagaggtgATATCAATAGAAACCAGGATGAATGCATGGGTATTAATCTAAAGAAACCTGCAAATGAGACTGGTCGGGGGCCTCTGAGCTCTCTAG AAAATATAATGATGCCACATTTGGATCCTCCAATTCAACTGCAGATTCCATCTAGAAAAATTAAGCTGCAGCTTTTCCCAATAAATGGACAAACTCGCCTAGGATTAGAGAAG GATGGTCACAATCCATTTTTAGAGCTAACACTAAGTGCTCGGAAGAGGATATCATCAGTGGTTAGGCATCTGGATGCTAAGTGGAGCTCTTCAACTGCAGTGACAGGTCAACTCATGCTTTTTCCCTATAACACAAAGTTGGAACAGTTGGCATCATGCAGAAGATGGACTTTGAATGATAGTGCCTTCACTGTATGGGATGTGTATGTTGATGTGGGCAGTCCTTCCATTTTCCGCCTAAG GTATGGTTGGTTGTGCAATCATCAGCCTGAGATATTTGGCGGACTTTGTAATTCTAGTCTTCTAGAGGCTCATACAGGTTTTGAGGACAAGGGCTCGCCCAGAAATTTGGTGATCCCAAATCACCAAGAGGAACAAACAAATGAATCTTGTGAAGTCATTAAAATACAAGGAAATGCTGATGAAACTTTGCGTTCAGATGTGAATCAGCTGAAAGCTTCAGATGCACCTACTGGTTTGGTG GATGATAAAGTGACGATTGAGGCTGACCTAGTTCACCCAGGTGTACCTTGGGATGACAATATGACCATCTTGAGCATTGGAGGCCTCCTATCTGAAATATCATTGCAGGGTAAAATTAATGAATCGTTTCCCAGCTCTGTAAGCAGATCTCAGGTGCAGCCAATTGCACTAACATCCGACATGAGCATTCGTGATCTGCTCTCTGAAGATTCGTTCTTGGGTAAGATGAGATGTTCAAGCATGAAACTGGAAAATGAATCATCCTTACAACCTCTATTTCTGGGATCCAGTGATGTAAGCATTGGAGGATTATTTTCTGAGGCATCATTACTTGCGAAATTGAAAAAGTCAGATACACAATCAGCCGAAGTGGGGCATGCACCATTCCAATCTCCATGGGATGATAATTTTACTACCTTAAGCATTGGAGGCTTGTTATCTGAGGCATCCTTGCAGGCCAAGACTGGTGGTAAGGTGGAATCAAAAGAGAGCAAAACAAGCTTGGAGCCTCTTGCACCTTCTCGATCCTTAGAAATTGCTGCCCAATTATATGCACCTTCCCAAAGGCCAAAACTAtcaatgcatgagccaaatttGTCCATTTTAGATGCTGAAGAGACATGCCATGCTTTTCCCATTCAGAGGCTTCAATCAAACAGAGATGTCACAACTTCAAATGCAAGAGTTGGTTCTGGTGGATGCAGCAATGTTGCAAGCTCAAAACAATCCCAGATAGCAAGGGCTGCTAAG ACAATCAATGGAACGGTTTTTCCCAAAGATTCTTCTCGTGAAGGATTGGAGACAGATCTTTTGGCTTGTCCTGTAAAAGCCTTTGATGAGGATAGCAGACTGTGGCCTTTCGGGCATCGATCAG CCTACAAACTAACAAAGTATACTTTGTTATGTTGGTAG
- the LOC131021696 gene encoding uncharacterized protein LOC131021696, producing the protein MAKKRKSDASRLDEVDRGMYTTFCTAANSLSQLYTHAMHQQRLSFQAGERHSLEKLYNWILRQQEHGVRVMSGDILAYVQNELDYGTEEPPPSPRLPLQQQTQPQPNNNLMQLPQTGLPISSNAFGPATIGQGPRAGNSDQSKNSVFSNALSSPVRRTLQHYHLSQGGFSSNNATRSNENSTNQNRDTNPLSSNDTSMDMHSDSPGHDSPY; encoded by the exons ATGGCCAAGAAGAGGAAATCCGATGCGTCGCGCCTCGATGAGGTCGATCGAGGGATGTACACCACTTTCTGCACCGCGGCCAACTCCCTCTCCCAGCTCTACACGCACGCGATGCACCAGCAGCGCCTCTCCTTCCAAGCCGGTGAACGCCACTCGCTG GAAAAGCTTTACAATTGGATTTTAAGACAGCAAGAGCATGGGGTTAGAGTGATGAGCGGCGACATACTCGCATATGTGCAG AATGAACTTGATTATGGAACAGAAGAGCCTCCTCCATCCCCAAGGTTACCCCTGCAGCAGCAAACGCAACCGCAgcctaataataatttaatgcaGTTACCTCAAACAGGACTTCCCATATCTTCTAATGCATTTGGTCCTGCAACTATTGGACAAGGACCTCGCGCGGGCAATTCAGATCAAAGTAAAAATTCTGTGTTTTCAAATGCTCTCTCTAGTCCAGTGCGTCGGACTCTCCAGCACTATCACTTATCACAGGGTGGTTTCTCCTCAAACAATGCCACACGGAGCAATGAGAACAGCACCAATCAAAACAGAGATACCAACCCTCTCAGTTCCAACGACACTTCAATGGATATGCATTCTGATAGTCCAGGCCATGACTCTCCTTACTGA